Part of the Aquimarina sp. MAR_2010_214 genome is shown below.
AAGTTATAACAAGAGATCTTATAGGGTTATTAATAGAAAACGTTGCAATATTTGTAGCATCTGTAGTTCCTGAGCCATCCGTATCGAGTTCATCAACAATAAAACCTTCGCTATTAAAAACTAAAGCACTACCTAGGGTTGTTGAGATTGCAACTGGGTTATTATTAACATCGAAAGCTTCAATTTTTATGGCATCCTGAAAAGCATCATCATTTCTATCTATATCATAGATATTAAATGGATTTCCAATTAGTACGTCTTGTGAAAAAGTTAACGTGAAAACTGAATTTTGTGTATCGTCATTTATATCAGATCCATTCATACCAAATTGTAAGGTACCTCCTGCTGATGGGCTATAGTCTGGAGAATCTGAAGCTGCTATAACACCTCCGTTGTAACTCGATGTAATATTTAAATTAACTCCAGAACCATCAATATCTATAAAATCAAAATCTAAACTACCATTTGGGTCTGATTGATTCTCCCAAAGAAGATTAAATGGAGAAGCACCAGGACATGCATACTCAACGGTATCTAAAATCCCATCATTATCGTCGTCTAGATCAGCAGTATCTGCAATACTATCACCGTCTGAATCTAATAAAACAGTTACAGTAACTGTTGAAGAATCGCAATTTGTTGGAGATGGCTTACAGGTATTGTACACTAATGTGTATTCGCCTGCAGGTGTACCAGGTGCTACATTTACTGCCCCTGTGCTTGTATTTAAAGTTACTCCTGGATTTGTTGAACTTACTTCTACTAAATCTACATCGGCAACAGGAGGATTTGTTACCCCTCCAACTTCATCATTTACCAAAACATTAGCTACCGCTACACCTCCTGAAGTTGTACTAACACCTGAATCATCACTTGTTATAATAATTGGAAGTCCAGCTACACTAGATACAAAAACCCCAGAATCATAGGATGAATCTCCTACATCTGCTATGGCAATTTTCATACGGTAAGTAACTCCTACCATTAGATTTACAATCGATTCAAACTTTTTAGTTATTCCATTATATTCAATATGAATTGTTTTAGTTCCTGAATTATCATTAACTGGGCCAGCATTATTAGGATCAGCGTCATTATCGAGTATATGACCATTATTGACATAATTAGTTGCTTGAGTTAAATCAGGAAAAATTGTTGGATTATCTACTGCTGCACCAGAAGATCCTCTAAAGCCAGCATTTACATTATTAATAGATACAGGATTAGAAGTACCAGGAACTACTGCTAAATTTAACGCTGGGACTTCTCCAAAATCATAAACATTATTATTATTTACATCTCCATCTGGTATACTAGGATCTGATCCAGATGGATCAGATACAAAAAAGCCAAAAACATCATTAAAAGACGACCCTACATAATCAGGGTATTCTTCTGACCCAAATTGATACTCTACTAAAACACCTTTGTAATTAGGTTGAGCTATAAAATCAAACTCGAAAACAACAACATCATGATTAGCGATTGTATTTATATTTACTAAATCTTCATCATCATAGGTAATTCCTCCTTCAAAATCATCTGAATTAGCCGTAAGTGAATTCTGATTATCAAAAGCTGATGCTATAGATGAGGTAGTAAAAGCTACCCCGTCATCAACACTTAAACTAGCATCAGCTATACCATTTGAAAATATCCCTAACTGAGTCGAAGTATCTTTAGTTATAACAGGATTGCTAATAACGATACCTGCCGTTTGTAATTCTGTAGCAATTGCTAATGCTGTAGGGTTTGTAGTGTATGATGCTTGCGCATAAGAAAAACCTAATCCAGCAAACAAAAACATAAAAAAAACTAATCCTGATTGGATTCTTTTTTGTTTTATATAATTTAAAATAGTAAGAGTTTCCATAGACATTTTAGGATAATATAGGTTGTATTATTTTTTTGAGTCGATTTAAAATAAAACCGCAAAAGTTAATAGGTAAAATCATTACAAATTAACATGGCTTTATGTTAAAAAATCTAAAAACAAAGACGAATCGACATGTTTAATCGATAAAAGAACATTTTTAATCGACAAACGGAAACGCACCCTGTTTGCAAAATATTCATTAAATTCTGTGATTTATTGTAACAAACTCTCTTTTTGAAAGTTAGCTACCAAAACAATTTCAATTAATATATTCACTACAATGTATTTCTGTACTGTTCTTAATAACACGATAAGGAAATTCTCTATTAGTACCGAAGAAGTTTCTAAAAAGGAGTGTACAATAAAAGAATATGTTCCCAATAAAATGGAAAGCATTCTTCTTAAAAGCTATGTTATGTAATTTGTTTGTTGAATTATCAACTTGCTTTTGAATGCAATTTGTATAAATATTCTGTATAAGAGTAGATATATCTTTTGATATAAAAAAAGAAAACCTCATAATGGTGATTTAGTTTAAAATTATCGTTATTCAAATCCTCACAACTACTGGCTCGCCAAAAGTTTTATAATTGTCAGGGGGTTTTATATATGTTACTGTAAATTCGTCATTCAATTTGATTTTTTTAACATAAAACGCTATTCTCTTACCAATTAAAATAGATAATAATACTCATACTACATAAGAGAATAAAAGTAATGTTATTCATAAATATTATGCTACATCAATAATTTAGATGTATTGAATTTGGAAAGAAAAACACTGGAATGCAATTAACTATAGCATAGTATTATTGTGCCATAAAAAGAAAGTACATCAAAAAGATGAAATTGGAAATATATTTATCTAATGTATTTTTTTTATATACGCAACAATGATTTTAAAATATCGACTTCCGCCGTGTTTTTCTCAACATTATAAATTTATACATAAATATGTAATTTTCATTATGTCAAAACATTTAAATAATTACGTTTTCCCCTTTCTTTCATCATAAAATATTGATTACCAGTACTTAAAATCAAAAAAAAAGTATTAAAAAAATGTTAATATCATTTACTAAACACTTTTTTTGTTAAAAGAAACGAGGTGTTAGCATTCTATTGTATTTTTTGAAGAGTTCGAATCTGAGAAATACCTCATAACTTCCGTCATTAAATTGACTCTGACCTAACTCAGTCGTTTCTCGATCATATGCAAATCCAATCATTAATGCATCTGAGATCTGAAACCCTATTGTACCACTTAAGGCTGCACTCCAACGATAAGCAGCTCCCAATGTCAAACGATCATACAATAAAAAATTAGCTGAAATATCAACTTGTAATGGCGCTCCGAACACCAATTTACCTAAAACTGCTGGCTTAAACTTTACATCATCACTCAAATCAAAAACATGACCTGCTATTAAATAATAATTAACACGCTCCTCTGCCAGAAAACTAACTGCATCGCTATTACTTGTAGTTGTACTCTCATCAAAATGATCCGTTTCTAATAAATTGGGAGCACTTAAACCTACATAAAACTTATCGGTATGATAATAAACTCCAACTCCAACATTAGGACTAAACTTATTGTCTATATTATTCTCAAATAATGCATCATTGGTATTGAATTGTGATAGTTTTTGAAAATCAACATTCAGTAAATGACCTCCCGCTTTTATACCTAAGCTTAATTTACCTGTTTCTGAAGTAGGAATCGTGTATGAAAAATCAATATCAAAATAAGTCTCACTTGTAGGGCCAATCTCATCATTAACTATAGATAATCCTAAACCAACACGTTCATTACCCCCAATTGGGGTATTAAGGGTAAGTGTCTGGGTTCGGGGAGCTCCATCTAAACCAACCCACTGACTACGATGAAGTCCCATAATACTCATTACCCCTCGACTACCAGCATAGGCAGGATTAACACTTATAGTGTTATACATATACTGAGTGTACTGAGCATCTTGTTTTGCATAACTGTTAAAAAACATAATGCTCAAAAACGATGTCACAACTATTATTCTTATTTTTTTCATCCGCTTTAATAGAACTATTTTAATTTAACCCAACCCACAAGTATCTAAACACTCGTGGGAATTTAAATTTTGGTTGATTATCTATTAATATATAGGTATCCAGCTCTAGATTTATGGACTCCACTAGCATTTTCATATTCCAAGACATAATAATAGGTCCCTACAGGTAATTCTTCTTTTCCATTTATAGTTTGTCTTCCACTAGAGGCTCCTTTAAAAAATCTTACTCCTGGTTGTTCATACCCATCTTGTTCAAATACCTTAACTCCCCAACGATTAAATATCTGTAGTGTGTTTTTAGGAAAATCACTTAGTCCCATGATCCTAAACTCATCATTAATACCATCTCCATTTGGAGTAATCCCTGTATATATAATGATATCTTCAGGTACGATTATAAATACTGTCTCGTCTTCAAAATCACCATCATTATCTAAATCAATATTGGTATCATTTAATGGATCATCAGATAGATCAGATATATCCAGACCATTTGGATTCTGACCAATCACAGTAGCTTGATTGGATACGCTACCAGACCTTATATCCTCCTCTGTTAGAACATATGTTGCTGTAAAACTATCAGTATCTGTTTCTCCAGGAACTAAATCAATCGGGTCGCCTACTACTACAATTCCTGGTAATGGGTCATTAAGAACAATATTAGTAATATCTACATTACCTGTATTTTCTATAGTAAAGGTATATTGTATCTCATCTCCTTCATTAGGAATATCATCGCCATTCACATCTACATATGAAGCTGTCTTGGTTAATGCCAGATTGGAAATATCATTGGCTATTACTACTGAAATAACTGCTATAGCATCATCACATACCACAGGAGTAGTAACACTACATAAGGTATAATTTATGATATACTCTCCTGGCATTGTATTTGGCAATACCGTTACTATCCCTGTTATCGGATCTAGGCTAACACCATCCCCAGAATCAGAATCTGTAACTCCCGTTATAACAACATTTGTTCCTAATATAACAGGACTACAATCCAATAGATCATTAGCTTCTACTATATTAACAGAGTCGCCTCCTGTAGTTCCATTAATAACTATAATATCATTATTAGCTACTGCTACAGTTGGTACAACTATATCAAAAGTACACGTATCACTATTTCCAGAAGCATCACTAAATGTATAAATTACTGTGGTTGTTCCTACTGGGAATACATCACCTGGGTTATGTGTGCTACTAACAATTAATGGATTTGTACAATTATCGGTTGCAGTAGGTGGTGTCCAACTAACAACAGTATTACATGTATTAACATTTGCATTCTGAACTATATCTGATGGACAACCAGTAACTACAGGATCTATATTATCAATTACTGTTACGATCTGGGTACAGGTCGCTGTATTACCGGAACTATCGGTTACCGTCCAGGTTACTGTGGTATCTCCTAATGGGAAGATGGTTGGTGCATTGTTAGTGGTACTCGCTACTGCACAGTTATCTCCGGTAGTTGGTGTACCTAAAGCAACACTACTCGCGGTACATAAACCGGCATCTACATTGACATTTACTGTGGCTGGGCAACTGATTGTTGGATTGATGTTATCGGTTACGGTTACCGTTTGAGTACAGGTCGCTGTATTACCGGAACTGTCTGTTACCGTCCAGGTTACTGTGGTATCTCCTAATGGGAAGATGGTTGGTGCATCGTTAGTGGTACTCGCTACTGCACAGTTATCTCCGGTAGTTGGTGTACCTAAAGCAACACTACTTGCGGTACATAAACCGGCATCTACATTGACATTTACTGTAGCTGGACATGTGATCGTTGGATTGATATTATCAGTTACGGTTACCGTTTGAGTACAGGTCGCTGTATTTCCAGAACTATCCGTTACTGTCCAGGTGACTGTGGTATCTCCTAATGGGAAGATGGTTGGTGCATCGTTGGTCGTACTGGCTACTGCACAATTATCTCCCGTGGTTGGTGTACCTAGAGCAACACTACTCGCTGTACATAAACCGGCATCTACATTTACATTTACTGTGGTTGGACATGTAATTGTTGGATCAATGTTATCAGTTACGGTTACCGTTTGAGTACAGGTCGCTGTATTTCCAGAACTATCCGTTACCGTCCAGGTGACTGTGGTATCTCCTAATGGGAAAATGGTTGGTGCATTGTTGGTGGTACTCGCCACTGCACAATTATCTCCGGTAGTTGGAGTTCCTAAAGCAACACTACTTGCAGTACATAAACCGGCATCTACATTTACATTTACTGTAGCTGGGCAACTGATTGTTGGATTGATATTATCGGTTACTGTTACCGTTTGAGTACAGGTTGCGGTATTTCCAGAACTGTCTGTTACCGTCCAGGTCACTGTGGTATCTCCTAATGGGAAGATGGTTGGTGCATCGTTGGTCGTACTGGCTACTGCACAGTTATCTGAAGTAGTTGGTGTACCTAAAGCAACACTACTCGCAGTACATAAGCCTGCGTCTACATTTACACTCACATCTGCAGGACATACTATTGTTGGATCAATAGTATCATCAACAATAACAGTTTGTATCTGTTGAACGACATTACCATTACCATCATCATAATTCCAAGTTACTGTAAAAGTTCCTTGTGTTGTATATGTTAAAGGGTCCGTAGTTGTCCCATTTATTGTTGTAGCTCCTCCACATCCATCTGTCGCTGTAGGAATAGTAGTTATTGTTGCAATACACTCTCCTACTACATCAGGTAATGGATTAACATCTGGAACCGGAATACCCGTATCTTGTACAATTACCGTTTGTGTTTGCTGGCTTGTATTACCATTACCATCATCATAAGTCCAGGTAATCGTATACGTTCCGATCACTGTATAACTTGTAGGATCGGTAGTGGTTGCGGTTATTATTCCTCCACAATTATCTGTCGCCGTTGGAGCTATTACTGTAGCAGTACACTCTCCTATTACATCAGCTAATGGATTAACATTTGCTACTGGAGCTTCATTATCCGTTACTGTTACCGTTTGAGTACAGGTCGCTGTATTGCCAGAACTGTCTGTTACCGTCCAGGTTACTGTGGTATCTCCTAATGGGAAGATGGTTGGTGCATCGTTGGTGGTACTGGCTACTGCACAGTTATCTCCGGTAGTTGGTGTTCCTAAAGCAACACTACTCGCGGTACATAAACCAGCATCTACATTGACATTTACTGTAGCCGGACATGTGATCGTTGGATCAATGTTATCGGTTACGGTTACCGTTTGAGTACAGGTCGCTGTATTTCCAGAACTGTCCGTTACTGTCCAGGTGACTGTGGTATCTCCTAATGGGAAGATGGTTGGTGCATCGTTGGTTGTACTGGCTACTGCACAATTATCTCCGGTAGTCGGGGTGCCTAAAGCAACACTACTTGCAGTACATAAACCAGCATCTACATTGACATTTACTGTAGCCGGACATGTGATTGTTGGATCAATGTTATCGGTTACTGTTACCGTTTGAGTACAGGTCGCTGTATTACCAGAACTATCCGTTACCGTCCAGGTCACTGTGGTATCTCCTAATGGGAAGATGGTTGGTGCATCGTTGGTGGTACTGGCTACTGCACAGTTATCTCCGGTAGTTGGTGTTCCTAAAGCAACACTACTCGCGGTACATAAACCAGCATCTACATTGACATTTACTGTAGCCGGACATGTGATTGTTGGATCAATGTTATCGGTTACTGTTACCGTCTGAGTACAGGTCGCTGTATTTCCAGAACTGTCGGTTACCGTCCAGGTCACTGTGGTATCTCCTAATGGGAAGATGGTTGGTGCATTGTTGGTCGTACTGGCTACTGCACAGTTATCTCCGGTAGTTGGTGTTCCTAGAGCCACACTACTCGCGGTACATAAACCAGCATCAACATTGACATTTACTGTGGCTGGGCAACTGATTGTTGGATCAATGTTATCGGTTACTGTTACCGTTTGAGTACAGGTCGCTGTATTGCCAGAACTATCTGTTACCGTCCAGGTCACTGTGGTATCTCCTAATGGGAAGATGGTTGGTGCATCGTTAGTCGTACTGGCTACTGCACAGTTATCTCCGGTAGTTGGTGTTCCTAGAGCAACACTACTGGCTGTACATAAACCGGCATCAACATTTACATTTACTGTAGCTGGACATGTGATTGTTGGATCAATGTTATCGGTTACTGTTACCGTCTGAGTACAGGTCGCTGTATTTCCAGAACTGTCGGTTACCGTCCAGGTCACTGTGGTATCTCCTAATGGGAAGATGGTTGGTGCATCGTTGGTGGTACTGGCTACTGCACAGTTATCTCCGGTAGTTGGTGTTCCTAAAGCAACACTACTCGCGGTACATAAACCAGCATCTACATTGACATTTACTGTAGCCGGACATGTGATTGTTGGATCAATGTTATCGGTTACTGTTACCGTCTGAGTACAGGTCGCTGTATTTCCAGAACTGTCGGTTACCGTCCAGGTCACTGTGGTATCTCCTAATGGGAAGATGGTTGGTGCATTGTTGGTCGTACTGGCTACTGCACAGTTATCTCCGGTAGTCGGGGTACCTAAAGCCACACTACTGGCTGTACATAAACCAGCATCAACATTGACATTTACTGTGGCTGGACATGTGATCGTTGGATCAATGTTATCGGTTACTGTTACCGTCTGAGTACAGGTCGCTGTATTTCCAGAACTATCGGTTACCGTCCAGGTCACTGTGGTATCTCCTAATGGGAAGATGGTTGGTGCATCGTTGGTGGTACTGGCTACTGCACAGTTATCTCCGGTAGTTGGTGTTCCTAGAGCAACACTACTGGCTGTACATAAACCGGCATCTACATTTACATTTACTGTAGCTGGACATGTGATCGTTGGATCAATGTTATCGGTTACTGTTACCGTCTGAGTACAGGTCGCTGTATTTCCAGAACTATCGGTTACCGTCCAGGTCACTGTGGTATCTCCTAATGGGAAGATGGTTGGTGCATCGTTGGTCGTACTGGCTACTGCACAATTATCTCCGGTAGTCGGGGTACCTAAAGCAACACTACTGGCTGTACATAAACCGGCATCTACATTGACATTTACTGTAGCTGGACATGTGATCGTTGGATCAATGTTATCGGTTACTGTTACCGTTTGAGTACAGGTCGCTGTATTTCCAGAACTATCGGTTACTGTCCAGGTGACTGTGGTATCTCCTAATGGGAAGATGGTTGGTGCATCGTTGGTCGTACTGGCTACTGCACAATTATCTCCGGTAGTCGGGGTACCTAAAGCCACACTACTCGCGGTACATAAACCAGCATCTACATTGACATTTACTGTAGCCGGACATGTGATTGTTGGATCAATGTTATCGGTTACGGTTACCGTTTGAGTACAGGTTGCTGTATTTCCAGAACTATCGGTTACCGTCCAGGTCACTGTGGTATCTCCTAATGGGAAGATGGTTGGTGCATCGTTGGTGGTACTGGCTACTGCACAGTTATCTCCGGTAGTTGGTGTTCCTAAAGCAACACTACTTGCGGTACATAAACCAGCATCTACATTTACATTTACTGTAGCCGGACATGTGATCGTTGGATCAATGTTATCGGTTACTGTTACCGTCTGAGTACAGGTCGCTGTATTTCCAGAACTATCCGTTACCGTCCAGGTGACTGTGGTATCTCCTAATGGGAAGATGGTTGGTGCATTGTTGGTGGTACTGGCTACTGCACAGTTATCTCCGGTAGTCGGAGTTCCTAAAGCAACACTACTGGCTGTACATAAACCAGCATCTACATTGACATTTACTGTGGCTGGACATGTGATTGTTGGATCAATATTATCGGTTACTGTTACCGTCTGAGTACAGGTTGCTGTATTTCCAGAACTATCCGTTACTGTCCAGGTGACTGTCGTATCTCCTAATGGGAAGATCGTTGGTGCATCGTTGGTGGTACTGGCTACTGCACAGTTATCTCCGGTAGTCGGAGTTCCTAAAGCAACACTACTCGCAGTACATAAACCAGCATCTACATTGACATTTACTGTGGCCGGACATGTGATTGTTGGATCAATATTATCGGTTACTGTTACCGTCTGGGTACAGGTCGCTGTATTTCCAGAACTATCCGTTACTGTCCAGGTTACTGTCGTATCTCCTAATGAGAAGATCGTTGGTGCATTGTTGGTGGTACTGGCTACTGCACAGTTATCTCCGGTAGTCGGAGTTCCTAAAGCAACACTACTCGCAGTACATAAACCAGCATCTACATTGACATTTACTGTGGCCGGACATGTGATTGTTGGATCAATATTATCAGTTACTGTTACGGTCTGGGTACAGGTTGTTGTATTTCCAGAACTATCCGTTACCGTCCAGGTGACTGTGGTATCTCCTAATGGGAAGATCGTTGGTGCATCGTTGGTCGTACTGGCTACTGCACAGTTATCTCCCGTGGTTGGTGTACCTAAAGCAACACTACTCGCGGTACATAGTCCAGCATCAACATTTACATTTACTGTAGCTGGACATGTGATCGTTGGATCAATATTATCGGTTACTGTTACCGTCTGGGTACAGGTTGTTGTATTTCCAGAACTATCCGTTACTGTCCAGGTTACTGTCGTATCTCCTAATGGGAAGATCGTTGGTGCATCGTTGGTGGTACTGGCTACTGCACAGTTATCTCCGGTAGTCGGAGTTCCTAAAGCAACACTACTGGCTGTACATAAACCAGCATCTACATTGACATTTACTGTGGCCGGACATGTGATTGTTGGATCAATATTATCAGTTACTGTTACGGTCTGGGTACAGGTCGCTGTATTTCCAGAACTATCGGTTACTGTCCAGGTTACTGTGGTGTTTCCTAATGGGAAGATCGTTGGTGCATTGTTAGTCGTACTCGCTACTGCACAGTTATCTCCCGTGGTTGGTGTGCCTAAAGCAACACTACTCGCAGTACATAAACCAGCGTCTACATTGACATTTACTGTGGCCGGACATGTGATTGTTGGATCAATATTATCAGTTACTGTTACCGTCTGAGTACAAGTAGCTGTATTACCAGAACTATCCGTTACCGTCCAGGTTACTGTGGTATCTCCTAATGGGAAGATGGTTGGTGCATTGTTGGTGGTACTCGCCACTGCACAGTTATCTCCGGTAGTCGGAGTTCCTAAAGCAACACTACTGGCTGTACATAAACCGGCATCTACATTGACATTTACTGTAGCCGGACATGTGATTGTTGGATCAATATTATCAGTTACTGTTACGGTCTGAGTACAAGTAGCTGTATTTCCAGAACTATCGGTTACTGTCCAGGTTACTGTGGTATCTCCTAATGGGAAGATCGTTGGTGCATCGTTGGTGGTACTGGCTACTGCACAGTTATCTCCCGTGGTTGGTGTGCCTAAAGCAACACTACTGGCTGTACATAAACCAGCATCTACATTGACATTTACTGTAGCTGGACATGTGATCGTTGGATCAATATTATCGGTTACTGTTACCGTTTGTGTACAAGTAGCTGTATTTCCAGAACTATCCGTTACCGTCCAGGTGACTGTGGTGTTTCCTAATGGGAAGATCGTTGGTGCATCGTTGGTCGTACTGGCTACTGCACAGTTATCTCCCGTAGTTGGTGTTCCTAAAGCAACACTACTGGCTGTACATAAACCAGCATCAACATTGACATTTACTGTAGCTGGACATGTGATCGTTGGATCAATATTATCGGTTACTGTTACCGTCTGGGTACAGGTTGTTGTATTTCCAGAACTATCCGTTACTGTCCAGGTGACTGTCGTATCTCCTAATGGGAAGATCGTTGGTGCATTGTTGGTCGTACTGGCTACTGCACAGTTATCTCCCGTGGTTGGTGTACCTAAAGCAACACTACTGGCTGTACATAAACCAGCATCTACATTGACATTTACTGTGGCTGGACATGTGATTGTTGGATCAATATTATCAGTTACTGTTACCGTCTGAGTACAGGTCGCTGTATTTCCAGAACTATCCGTTACTGTCCAGGTGACTGTGGTATCTCCTAATGGGAAGATCGTTGGTGCATCGTTGGTCGTACTGGCTACTGCACAGTTATCTCCCGTGGTTGGTGTACCTAAAGCAACACTACTGGCTGTACATAAACCAGCATCTACATTGACATTTACTGTGGCTGGACATGTGATTGTTGGATCAATATTATCAGTTACTGTTACCGTCTGAGTACAGGTCGCTGTATTTCCAGAACTATCCGTTACTGTCCAGGTGACTGTCGTATC
Proteins encoded:
- a CDS encoding type IX secretion system membrane protein PorP/SprF; this encodes MKKIRIIVVTSFLSIMFFNSYAKQDAQYTQYMYNTISVNPAYAGSRGVMSIMGLHRSQWVGLDGAPRTQTLTLNTPIGGNERVGLGLSIVNDEIGPTSETYFDIDFSYTIPTSETGKLSLGIKAGGHLLNVDFQKLSQFNTNDALFENNIDNKFSPNVGVGVYYHTDKFYVGLSAPNLLETDHFDESTTTSNSDAVSFLAEERVNYYLIAGHVFDLSDDVKFKPAVLGKLVFGAPLQVDISANFLLYDRLTLGAAYRWSAALSGTIGFQISDALMIGFAYDRETTELGQSQFNDGSYEVFLRFELFKKYNRMLTPRFF